TTATCTTGTGATGAAATGTAATAATTCAGATATGGTGGCAAAATTATCAGATTTGCATCAAATGCTTTTGTGACGTTTAATCTACCAGAGCCTGAAATCTCCATTGGAAATTCATTCCCATATGCATCAGATACAGCATCTGACGTGCTCACAAGAATTGACTTTATCTCTAAAGGAGAAAGATCCGGATTCTTTTGTAATAGTAGTGCTGCAGCACCTGTCACATGTGGTGCTGCAAAACTAGTTCCGCTTGTAAAGTTGTATCCTCCTCCAGATAGTGTAGTGTTTACAAATGCACCAGGTGCCACCATGTCTGGTTTGTTGTAAAATGGCGATACTGGACCACGCGAGCTAAAGTATGCAACAAAGTCTGGATTGTAAAACACATGCAGCTTTCCAACGGTTTTGTTCTCAAGCATCTTTTGAATTTCTAATCCGTCTTCCCTTGACATTGATAGTGCTGGAATTCTTGGATAGTAATCAGGATCTGAGAATTCATGGAGTAGCTCTCCAAGATAAATTCCCTGTTCATTATTGTAAATTAGTACTGCTTTGGCACCTGCATCTGCAGCATTTGATTCCTTTTCAGAAAAGTAAACAAGCTCGTCTTTGACATCACTTCCCCTCTGTACTAACAGAATACTTCCATCAAAGTCTCCAGTAAGGTCTCTATCTCTACCATACTCTCCAAAGAGAATTTCTCCTTCTATTGGGGATGACAACTTTTGGGTTCCCACCATTGGCAGAACCTGAAACTGTTTTTCATTAATCTCAAGTGTGGCAACAAGGCTTGAAGTAATGTTATTGTACGTTGCACCAACTGTAATTGAATTTGCATTAATTCCTGGACTGCCAATGCTTCCCAATGCTGGACCATCATTTCCTGCAGCTGTTACAACAATGATTCCACTTTCAATTGCCTGATTGACTGCAGCATCAATTCGGGAATTTGTCTTGTTTACGCCAAGGCTGATGTTAATTATGTCGACTTTGTCTACAATTGCCTGCTCTATTGCCTTGATGATTAGCTCTGAAGAGACTGATTCTCCATCATCTGAAACCTTGTATGCAACAATCTTTGCTTTTGGAGCAATTCCAATAGTCTGACCATCAGCTGCTATGATTCCTGCTACTTGAGTTCCATGACCATTAGTGTCAATTGGAGGTCCATCCTGAACAAAGTTCTTTCCTCCAGTTACCTTTCCATCAGGTCCAAACCCCAAAAGATCTGGATGATTAAAATCAATTCCAGTATCAATTACAGCAATTGTAATTCCATCTCCATCAAATCCTAATTCCCTTGCTGTATTGATGCCAATGTATGGCGCACTCTTTTCAAGATATAATGTAGCAGAGTCATCTAGTGGTGATAGGGCAAGAATCATTCCAAATATTCCAAAAATGATAATGAAAAACAATAATTTTACAGAGTTCATGTTACTATGAAAATTGCATATCTATTCTAATGTTTAACGTCAAATAGAAATAGTCCTTGAT
This is a stretch of genomic DNA from Thermoproteota archaeon. It encodes these proteins:
- a CDS encoding peptidase S8 translates to MNSVKLLFFIIIFGIFGMILALSPLDDSATLYLEKSAPYIGINTARELGFDGDGITIAVIDTGIDFNHPDLLGFGPDGKVTGGKNFVQDGPPIDTNGHGTQVAGIIAADGQTIGIAPKAKIVAYKVSDDGESVSSELIIKAIEQAIVDKVDIINISLGVNKTNSRIDAAVNQAIESGIIVVTAAGNDGPALGSIGSPGINANSITVGATYNNITSSLVATLEINEKQFQVLPMVGTQKLSSPIEGEILFGEYGRDRDLTGDFDGSILLVQRGSDVKDELVYFSEKESNAADAGAKAVLIYNNEQGIYLGELLHEFSDPDYYPRIPALSMSREDGLEIQKMLENKTVGKLHVFYNPDFVAYFSSRGPVSPFYNKPDMVAPGAFVNTTLSGGGYNFTSGTSFAAPHVTGAAALLLQKNPDLSPLEIKSILVSTSDAVSDAYGNEFPMEISGSGRLNVTKAFDANLIILPPYLNYYISSQDKLKTESLVIRPINGEIGDLKIRYESPDILVINHTQIGNEILVSASLNEDMAGEYQGRLYIDNNKVTYNIPIILKSTISSLDISEENGLLQIGVNHPKDWTFAKITITNQETGKEYTTSSTPNNDAEVQIFENGDFWVDAKITSDGQTFDAYEKVSIHSANGDIDVFGIIGIPERTLMLLVLIIGLLGLVGMRIRR